A genome region from Chryseobacterium sp. G0186 includes the following:
- a CDS encoding CDP-alcohol phosphatidyltransferase family protein has translation MISVYKLKPKFQQLLTPVLLFLNRNNITANQITISSVLLSVIIGILFWNADASKWFFLSLPIGLLLRMALNALDGMMARRFNQTSKLGEVLNEVGDIISDVIIFFPLLKFQPESLYLVVIFIVLSIINEFAGLMGKIVGKERRYDGPMGKSDRALLLGLYGLLIFFGVTITPISNYIFGIIIILLLISTYTRLKKSLNEA, from the coding sequence ATGATTTCGGTATATAAATTAAAGCCAAAATTCCAGCAGCTGCTCACTCCCGTTCTATTATTTTTAAATAGAAATAATATTACAGCCAATCAGATTACCATCAGTTCGGTTCTGTTATCTGTTATAATCGGGATCTTATTTTGGAATGCTGATGCTTCAAAATGGTTTTTTCTAAGTCTTCCCATCGGATTACTTTTGAGAATGGCCTTAAACGCACTGGATGGCATGATGGCCAGAAGATTCAACCAGACCAGTAAACTAGGAGAAGTCCTGAATGAGGTTGGTGATATTATTTCCGATGTCATTATCTTTTTTCCTTTACTTAAGTTTCAGCCTGAAAGCCTGTACCTCGTTGTAATTTTCATTGTTTTAAGTATCATTAATGAATTTGCAGGACTAATGGGAAAAATTGTCGGGAAAGAACGCAGATATGACGGACCAATGGGAAAAAGTGACCGGGCACTTCTGCTTGGATTATATGGTTTATTGATCTTTTTTGGCGTTACTATTACCCCCATTTCAAACTATATTTTTGGAATAATCATTATTCTTCTCCTGATCAGCACCTATACCCGACTTAAGAAATCCCTGAATGAAGCCTGA